From a region of the Buchnera aphidicola str. Ak (Acyrthosiphon kondoi) genome:
- a CDS encoding 5'-3' exonuclease has protein sequence MNQIKKNPVIIIDGSLYLYSSYYGFRDFNKASGEPFGAIYGILKMIDNILKKYEKSKKIIIVFDSPQKTFRTKLFKEYKKNRSPMPNSLSIQIPPLFEILKKIGIKILTMPGIEADDIIGSLSYKLEKKGEKILIISHDKDMLQLVSPNINIFNKKDNRIITPEVIKERYGIKPKEFIDFLALIGDVSDNIPGVPKIGIKTALSLLHKFSNIKNIYNNIENIKLLPFRNAKNIAIQLKDNKKQAFLSYELAAIKLNIPININSKEIILKKYSSQNTFQILKSYIFKIK, from the coding sequence ATGAATCAAATAAAGAAAAACCCTGTTATCATAATAGACGGAAGTTTATACCTATATTCATCTTATTATGGATTTCGTGATTTTAATAAAGCTTCAGGAGAACCATTTGGTGCAATATATGGAATATTAAAAATGATAGATAATATTTTGAAAAAATATGAAAAATCAAAAAAAATTATTATCGTATTTGATTCGCCTCAAAAAACATTTAGAACTAAACTATTTAAAGAATACAAAAAAAACCGATCACCTATGCCAAATTCATTATCTATTCAAATTCCACCTCTTTTTGAAATTCTTAAAAAAATTGGTATTAAAATATTGACTATGCCAGGAATAGAAGCAGACGACATTATTGGTAGTTTATCCTATAAATTAGAAAAAAAGGGAGAAAAGATATTAATTATCAGTCATGATAAAGATATGCTACAACTTGTATCACCTAATATTAATATATTCAATAAAAAAGATAATCGTATTATTACACCAGAAGTTATAAAAGAAAGGTATGGTATCAAACCTAAAGAATTTATTGATTTTCTGGCTTTAATAGGAGATGTTTCTGATAATATTCCAGGAGTTCCTAAAATCGGAATTAAAACTGCATTATCTTTATTACATAAATTTTCTAATATTAAAAATATTTATAACAATATTGAAAATATAAAACTTTTACCATTTCGAAATGCCAAGAACATTGCAATTCAACTAAAAGATAATAAAAAACAAGCTTTCCTTTCGTATGAATTAGCAGCAATAAAATTAAATATTCCTATTAATATAAATTCAAAAGAAATAATTTTAAAAAAATATTCTTCTCAAAACACATTTCAAATTTTGAAAAGTTATATTTTTAAAATAAAATAA
- the prfB gene encoding peptide chain release factor 2 (programmed frameshift) yields the protein MLETNMITNQIKIFKKRIQDLKRYLDYNKKESRLSEINLELSLPETWEKQKSIKKLNKEKFLLSSVIKNIDEIENKIIEAIIFLELAIETEDHIVLNDSFIEIQKIEKKIKKLEFYRMFSKKNDHCNCYIDIQSGSGGTEAQDWSKILLRMYLKWADRKGFHTEIIHESVGEIVGIKSSTIKISGEYAFGWLRTETGIHRLIRKSPFDSSKRRHTSFSSVFIYPDTDDKIDINFETSDLRIDVYRASGAGGQHVNRTESAVRITHLPTNVVTQCQNNRSQHKNKEEAIKQMKAKLYEMQIRKRQEEKQKIENNKSDITWGNQIRSYILDNSKIKDLRTGIETNNVQSVLDGDIDNFIEQSLIIGL from the exons ATGTTAGAAACAAATATGATTACTAATCAAATTAAAATTTTCAAAAAACGTATACAAGATCTTAAGAGGTATCTT GACTATAATAAAAAAGAATCGCGTCTTTCAGAAATTAATTTAGAATTATCGTTACCTGAAACGTGGGAAAAACAAAAATCCATTAAAAAACTTAATAAAGAAAAATTTTTATTAAGTTCTGTCATTAAAAATATTGATGAAATAGAAAACAAAATAATAGAAGCAATTATTTTTTTAGAATTGGCAATAGAAACAGAAGATCATATAGTACTGAATGACTCTTTTATAGAAATACAAAAAATAGAAAAAAAGATAAAAAAACTTGAATTTTATCGTATGTTTTCAAAAAAAAATGATCACTGTAATTGTTATATTGATATACAATCTGGTTCAGGAGGAACAGAAGCACAAGATTGGTCTAAAATATTACTTAGAATGTATTTAAAATGGGCTGATAGAAAAGGATTTCATACGGAAATTATTCATGAATCTGTTGGAGAGATAGTTGGAATTAAATCCTCTACTATCAAAATCAGCGGAGAATATGCTTTTGGATGGCTAAGAACAGAAACAGGGATACATCGTTTAATTAGAAAAAGTCCTTTTGATTCGAGTAAAAGACGTCATACTTCTTTTAGTTCAGTTTTCATATATCCAGATACAGATGATAAAATTGATATCAACTTTGAAACATCTGATCTAAGAATTGATGTTTATAGAGCATCTGGTGCTGGAGGTCAACATGTGAATAGAACAGAATCAGCTGTTCGAATTACTCATTTACCTACAAATGTTGTTACTCAATGTCAAAATAATCGTTCTCAACATAAAAATAAAGAAGAAGCAATAAAACAAATGAAAGCAAAGCTATATGAAATGCAAATAAGAAAAAGACAAGAAGAAAAACAAAAAATAGAGAATAATAAATCAGATATAACCTGGGGCAATCAAATACGCTCATATATATTAGATAACTCAAAAATAAAAGATCTACGTACTGGTATTGAAACAAACAATGTTCAATCTGTTTTAGATGGTGATATAGATAATTTTATCGAACAAAGTCTAATAATTGGATTGTAA
- the yihA gene encoding ribosome biogenesis GTP-binding protein YihA/YsxC encodes MNLIDYKKTSFLKSYSKITDIDIQDGIEIAFIGYSNSGKSSAINALTNQKRLARFSKTPGRTQLINFFEVISGLRIVDLPGYGYAKAPLLVREKWQKTVYNYLEKRDQIKGFVFLMDIRYPLKKLDQKIISIVLHKKVSILVLLTKCDKMTRSQQNIQVNTVYKKLNFLLDSVEIILFSSYKKIGIKKLESSLNDWYKNYVVLKK; translated from the coding sequence TTGAACCTAATAGACTATAAAAAAACAAGTTTTTTAAAAAGTTATTCAAAAATAACTGACATAGATATTCAAGATGGTATTGAAATTGCATTTATTGGTTACTCTAATTCAGGAAAATCTAGTGCTATTAATGCACTGACTAACCAAAAACGATTAGCTCGTTTTAGTAAAACTCCTGGCAGAACTCAATTAATTAATTTTTTTGAAGTAATTTCAGGCCTGAGAATAGTTGATTTACCTGGATATGGTTATGCTAAAGCACCTTTATTAGTTAGAGAAAAATGGCAAAAAACAGTATATAATTATTTAGAAAAAAGAGATCAAATAAAAGGTTTTGTGTTTTTAATGGATATTAGATATCCATTAAAAAAACTTGATCAAAAAATAATCAGTATAGTTTTGCATAAAAAAGTTTCTATTTTAGTATTATTAACTAAATGTGACAAAATGACAAGAAGTCAACAAAACATTCAAGTTAATACTGTATATAAAAAATTAAATTTTTTATTAGATTCTGTTGAAATTATCTTGTTTTCATCTTATAAAAAGATTGGTATTAAAAAACTAGAATCAAGTCTAAATGATTGGTATAAGAATTATGTTGTTTTAAAAAAATAA
- the gmk gene encoding guanylate kinase, whose protein sequence is MSQGILFIISAPSGTGKSSLIQGILELKTLYNIQVSVSHTTRIIRPGELHGKHYYFISKKEFQIMIKEESFLEYAKVFSNYYGTSRHSIEKMLFSGIDVFLDIDWQGAKQIKCKMPESKSIFLLPPSKDTLYKRLRERGQDSDVVIANRMEKAVDEMQHYAEYDYLIINDDFKQAVNDLKTIITAEHLCLFHQKNKYNLLISNLLKR, encoded by the coding sequence ATGTCTCAAGGCATTCTTTTTATTATTTCAGCTCCAAGCGGAACAGGTAAATCAAGTTTAATTCAAGGAATATTAGAATTAAAAACCTTGTATAATATTCAAGTATCTGTTTCTCATACTACGCGAATTATACGACCTGGTGAATTACATGGAAAACATTATTATTTTATATCAAAAAAAGAATTTCAAATCATGATTAAAGAGGAATCTTTTTTAGAATATGCAAAAGTTTTCAGTAATTATTACGGAACTTCACGTCATTCTATCGAAAAAATGTTATTTTCTGGAATTGATGTTTTTCTTGATATTGATTGGCAAGGAGCTAAGCAAATTAAATGCAAAATGCCAGAATCAAAAAGCATTTTTTTATTGCCACCATCTAAAGATACATTATATAAAAGATTAAGAGAAAGAGGTCAAGATAGTGATGTAGTAATTGCAAATAGAATGGAAAAAGCAGTTGATGAAATGCAGCATTATGCAGAATATGATTATCTAATTATTAATGATGATTTTAAACAGGCAGTAAATGATTTAAAAACAATTATTACTGCTGAACATTTATGTTTATTTCATCAAAAAAATAAATATAATTTATTGATTTCTAATTTATTAAAGCGCTGA
- the lysS gene encoding lysine--tRNA ligase, which produces MLEVKKNHNNDNDSSTNEIKIREKKLIDMKTIGFSFPNKFKRNTTSKKIYQTYGIKDGNELKVLNIEVSIAGRMIQRRIMGKASFFTLQDMEGKIQIYIKEKNILSDIDYTDFKKWDIGDILGVIGILFKTKTGELSVYCKNIKILNKSLKPLPDKFHGLSNQELRYRKRYLDLISNNKLNDVFKKRSNIIMAIRNFMTENDFLEVETPMLQSIPGGANARPFVTYHNEINAKMYLRIAPELYLKKLIVGGFERIFELNRNFRNEGVSARHNPEFTMMEAYIAYSDYEDMMQLIENLFKNITKLLFNDTKVFFHKNIFDFSKPFHRLTMKNAILQFNPTIKLSDLEDFDKIKKFAKFIGIKVEKKWGRGQIETEIFEKTVEKKLIQPTFITQYPVEVSPLARRNDINPDTTDRFELFIAGYEIGNGFSELNDVEDQKKRFLNQIKKSNKEDNKNIFYDHDYIEALTYGLPPTSGLGIGIDRLIMILTNQVSIRDVILFPTLRTFQK; this is translated from the coding sequence ATGTTGGAAGTAAAGAAAAATCATAATAATGACAACGATAGTTCTACTAATGAGATAAAAATAAGAGAAAAAAAACTTATTGATATGAAAACAATAGGATTTTCTTTTCCAAATAAATTCAAACGAAATACCACTTCAAAAAAAATCTATCAAACATATGGAATAAAAGATGGTAATGAACTTAAAGTATTAAATATTGAAGTGTCTATTGCCGGTCGTATGATACAAAGACGTATTATGGGAAAAGCTTCTTTTTTCACGCTTCAAGATATGGAAGGAAAAATACAAATCTATATAAAAGAAAAAAATATATTATCTGATATTGATTATACTGATTTTAAAAAATGGGATATTGGAGATATTTTAGGTGTTATTGGAATATTATTTAAAACTAAAACAGGAGAATTATCTGTTTATTGTAAAAATATAAAAATACTTAACAAATCATTAAAACCCTTACCAGATAAATTTCATGGTCTGTCTAATCAAGAATTACGTTATCGAAAAAGATATCTAGATTTAATTAGTAATAACAAATTAAATGATGTTTTTAAAAAGCGTTCTAATATTATAATGGCAATTCGTAATTTTATGACAGAAAATGATTTTTTAGAAGTAGAAACTCCAATGTTACAAAGTATTCCCGGAGGAGCAAATGCTCGTCCTTTTGTTACTTATCACAATGAAATTAATGCTAAAATGTATTTAAGAATAGCTCCTGAATTATACTTAAAAAAATTAATCGTAGGTGGTTTCGAACGTATTTTTGAACTTAATAGAAATTTTCGTAATGAAGGAGTATCTGCCCGACATAATCCAGAATTTACAATGATGGAAGCATATATTGCATATTCTGACTATGAAGACATGATGCAATTAATAGAAAATCTTTTTAAAAATATTACAAAATTACTTTTTAATGACACTAAAGTTTTTTTTCATAAAAACATTTTTGATTTTAGCAAACCATTTCATAGATTAACTATGAAAAATGCCATCCTTCAATTTAATCCAACAATTAAATTATCTGATTTAGAAGATTTCGATAAAATAAAAAAATTTGCAAAATTCATAGGTATAAAAGTAGAAAAAAAATGGGGACGTGGTCAAATTGAAACTGAAATATTTGAAAAAACGGTAGAAAAAAAATTAATTCAACCAACATTTATTACTCAATATCCAGTAGAAGTTTCTCCGTTAGCAAGACGGAATGACATTAATCCAGATACAACTGATAGATTTGAACTTTTTATTGCTGGATATGAAATAGGAAATGGATTTTCAGAACTCAACGATGTAGAGGATCAAAAAAAACGATTTTTAAATCAAATTAAAAAATCAAACAAAGAAGATAATAAAAATATATTTTATGATCACGATTACATAGAAGCATTGACATATGGTTTACCACCAACATCAGGTTTAGGCATTGGAATAGATCGTTTAATTATGATATTAACAAATCAAGTTAGTATTCGTGATGTTATCTTGTTTCCAACACTACGTACTTTTCAAAAATAG
- the ygfZ gene encoding tRNA-modifying protein YgfZ, translating into MSSFISSQNIVYPSNELSPTMILLEEWSLIYVEGFDSKTYLQSQLTIDMNLLPKTHHTLCAHCNFNGKVLSVMHLFHYRKGYGYIQRKSTSKVQIKEIRKYSIFSKIKIYELNDICLIGFTGLNVRSFLLSFFIKIPDKNCPVIHENNKTILWYAEPSERFLLVLSFSDFLNLKRQINKNIFLNNNQQWLLLDIEAGFPIIDKICSQRFTPQAINLDKLKAISFEKGCYYGQETIARIFFKKINKYFLSSFTSTGKISPEIGSFIETQINDKWCKIGVLLSVVYVKSKEIYIQAVLRKPVDVNNFFRICGFKNIFFIRN; encoded by the coding sequence ATGTCATCATTTATATCATCACAAAATATTGTTTATCCTTCAAATGAATTGTCACCAACAATGATCTTACTTGAAGAATGGTCTCTAATTTATGTAGAAGGTTTTGATAGTAAAACATATCTTCAAAGTCAATTGACGATTGATATGAATTTGTTACCTAAGACTCATCATACACTTTGCGCACACTGTAATTTTAATGGGAAAGTCTTAAGTGTTATGCATTTATTTCATTATCGAAAAGGTTATGGTTATATTCAGAGAAAAAGTACTTCTAAAGTTCAAATTAAAGAAATTCGCAAGTATTCTATTTTTTCAAAAATAAAAATTTATGAATTAAACGATATTTGTTTAATAGGATTTACAGGATTAAATGTTAGATCATTTTTATTGAGTTTTTTTATTAAAATACCCGACAAAAATTGCCCAGTAATTCATGAAAATAATAAAACTATACTATGGTATGCAGAACCATCAGAACGATTTTTATTAGTCTTATCTTTTTCTGATTTTTTAAATTTAAAAAGACAAATTAATAAAAATATATTTTTGAACAATAACCAACAATGGTTATTATTAGATATTGAAGCAGGATTTCCTATTATTGATAAAATATGTTCTCAAAGATTTACACCACAAGCAATTAATTTAGATAAGCTTAAAGCTATCAGTTTTGAAAAAGGATGTTATTATGGACAAGAAACAATAGCGCGGATATTTTTTAAAAAAATAAACAAGTATTTTTTATCTTCTTTTACAAGTACAGGAAAAATTTCTCCTGAAATAGGTTCATTTATTGAAACTCAGATAAATGATAAATGGTGTAAAATTGGTGTTTTATTATCTGTAGTTTATGTTAAATCTAAAGAAATTTATATACAAGCAGTTTTACGTAAACCTGTAGATGTAAATAATTTTTTTAGAATATGTGGGTTTAAAAATATTTTTTTTATAAGAAATTAG
- a CDS encoding DsbA family protein, which translates to MKKILIMLCIFVLSCNAYSCEFRNGKEYTTKHKTISNIPNIIEFFSFFCPYCYEFEKTHNTRYLIKNNIKKNIKTETYHVDFFGGKLSSILTKSWIIAQKIGIEKKIVLPIFKGIQETHTINNIHNIKKIFKKEGGISENKFNDFWNSLTLKILVKKQKKEIKKFNLENVPTMLINGKYVIDYSKIEEIFKDDFSQKYIKLIQFLINKK; encoded by the coding sequence ATGAAAAAAATATTAATTATGTTATGCATTTTTGTCTTGTCTTGCAATGCTTATTCTTGCGAATTTAGAAATGGAAAAGAATATACTACAAAACATAAAACTATATCTAATATTCCTAATATAATAGAATTTTTTTCATTTTTTTGTCCATATTGTTATGAATTTGAAAAAACACATAATACAAGATATTTAATAAAGAATAATATTAAAAAAAATATAAAAACAGAAACATACCATGTTGATTTTTTCGGAGGAAAATTAAGTTCTATTTTAACAAAATCCTGGATAATAGCTCAAAAAATTGGAATTGAAAAAAAAATTGTTTTACCTATTTTTAAAGGTATTCAGGAAACTCATACAATTAATAATATTCATAATATAAAAAAAATATTTAAAAAAGAAGGAGGGATCAGTGAAAATAAATTCAATGATTTCTGGAATAGTTTAACACTGAAAATATTAGTTAAAAAACAAAAAAAAGAAATTAAAAAATTTAATCTAGAAAACGTTCCAACCATGCTCATTAATGGAAAATATGTTATTGATTATTCAAAAATAGAAGAGATTTTTAAAGATGATTTTTCTCAAAAATATATTAAATTAATTCAATTCCTAATAAATAAAAAATAA
- the typA gene encoding translational GTPase TypA: protein MHHNIRNIAIIAHVDHGKTTLLDKLLQQSGTFQEHEEKTERIMDSNDLEKERGITILSKNTSIKWKNYKINIVDTPGHADFGGEVERVMSMVDSVLLVVDALDGPMPQTRFVTKKAFKYGLNPIVVVNKIDRTNSRPDWVVDQVFDLFVDLDANDQQLDFPIIYTSAVLGTSGTDYLKMQNNMVPLYESIIKYAPAPNVNPEKKFQMQVSQLDYNNYLGVIGVGRIKQGSIKPNDQVTIIDSFGKNRNGKVNKVLNYFGLKRIEINEGNAGDIIAITGLNQLNISDTICHPDNLQALPILSVDEPTVSMFFSVNTSPFSGKEGKYITSRQILERLKKETMHNIALQIKETKDTNIFSVSGRGELHLSILIENMRREGFELEVSRPKIIFREIDGIKKEPFENVILDIEDQHQGSVMQFIGIRKGELKNMIIDSKKRVRLEYILSSRALIGFRTEFMSITSGTGLCYSSFSHYDNLQNNNIGQRKNGVLISNSTGMAVGFSLFNLQERGKLFIGHGAQVYEGQIIGLHNRSNDLTVNCLTGKKLTNMRASGTDEAIVLTTAINLTLEEALSFINDDELVEVTPHSIRLRKFYLKENDRKKANRNKNINIK, encoded by the coding sequence ATGCATCATAATATAAGAAATATTGCTATTATAGCACACGTTGATCATGGAAAAACTACATTACTTGATAAACTGTTACAACAATCAGGAACATTTCAAGAACATGAAGAAAAAACCGAAAGAATTATGGATTCTAATGATTTAGAAAAAGAACGTGGAATCACAATTTTATCTAAAAATACTTCTATAAAATGGAAAAATTATAAAATTAATATAGTAGATACTCCTGGACATGCAGATTTTGGTGGTGAAGTAGAACGTGTAATGTCTATGGTAGACTCTGTACTGTTAGTAGTAGACGCATTAGATGGGCCAATGCCACAAACACGATTCGTAACTAAAAAAGCATTTAAATATGGTTTAAACCCTATAGTTGTTGTTAATAAAATCGATAGAACTAATTCTCGTCCTGATTGGGTAGTAGATCAAGTTTTTGACCTTTTTGTTGACCTCGATGCAAATGATCAGCAACTTGATTTTCCTATTATCTATACATCTGCTGTTCTTGGAACCTCGGGAACAGATTATCTAAAAATGCAAAATAATATGGTTCCATTATATGAATCTATTATTAAATATGCTCCTGCTCCTAATGTTAATCCTGAAAAAAAATTTCAAATGCAAGTCTCGCAACTTGATTATAATAATTATTTAGGAGTGATAGGAGTTGGTCGAATTAAACAAGGATCTATTAAGCCCAATGATCAAGTGACTATTATTGATAGTTTTGGAAAAAATCGCAATGGAAAAGTGAATAAAGTTTTAAATTATTTTGGGTTAAAAAGAATAGAAATAAATGAAGGCAATGCAGGCGATATAATTGCTATTACAGGTCTTAATCAATTAAATATTTCTGATACAATTTGTCACCCAGATAATTTACAAGCTTTACCAATATTAAGTGTAGATGAACCTACAGTAAGTATGTTTTTTTCAGTAAATACATCACCTTTTTCAGGAAAAGAAGGTAAATATATTACATCTCGTCAAATTTTAGAACGATTAAAAAAAGAAACTATGCATAATATTGCTTTACAAATAAAAGAAACAAAAGATACAAATATTTTTTCCGTATCTGGACGAGGTGAATTGCATTTATCTATATTAATTGAAAATATGCGTCGTGAAGGATTTGAATTAGAAGTCTCTCGTCCAAAAATTATTTTTCGCGAAATAGATGGAATCAAAAAAGAACCATTTGAAAATGTAATTTTAGATATTGAAGACCAACACCAAGGAAGTGTTATGCAGTTTATAGGAATAAGAAAAGGTGAATTAAAAAACATGATTATAGATTCAAAAAAAAGAGTACGACTTGAATATATATTATCTAGTAGAGCATTAATTGGTTTTCGTACGGAATTTATGAGCATAACTTCTGGAACAGGACTTTGTTATTCATCCTTTAGTCACTATGACAATCTTCAAAATAATAATATTGGACAAAGAAAAAACGGAGTTTTAATATCTAATAGTACAGGTATGGCAGTTGGTTTTTCTCTATTTAATTTGCAAGAAAGAGGAAAATTATTCATAGGACATGGTGCTCAAGTATATGAAGGACAAATAATAGGACTACACAATCGCTCTAATGATTTAACTGTTAATTGCTTAACTGGAAAAAAATTAACCAACATGAGAGCTTCAGGAACAGATGAAGCAATAGTTTTAACAACAGCTATTAATTTAACATTAGAAGAAGCATTAAGTTTTATTAATGATGACGAACTTGTAGAAGTCACACCACATTCTATACGATTACGTAAATTTTATTTAAAGGAAAATGATAGAAAAAAAGCTAATCGTAATAAGAATATTAATATTAAATAA
- the mutS gene encoding DNA mismatch repair protein MutS, whose amino-acid sequence MKKKININTDINNHTPMIKQYLSLKSQHPDMLLFYQMGDFYELFYEDAKRISELLKITLTKKGYSNNKIVPMAGVPCHKSEYYLSKLVKLGESVAICDQEKEINNKNKLISRKIVRIITPGTITDEAFLEENEDNFIAAIWKENNQFGYSILDISLGFFGVSKIFHTSDLLSEIERTNPKEILYPENFSDISLIENRKCIRKRPLLEFDLDTSYKLLNLQFNTYSLNGFGIQKDDFIIRSAGCLLQYVKLMHITVLPNIRELKYNYMKDNIFMNFSTRKSLEITQNILGGKKNTLSSILNKTVTSMGSRMLNRWLNSPLKDFNIVRNRHKSVEILQLFYKTLQPILRQVNDLERIYSRLALRTASPHDFIRMRSTLEILPELHLILKKIKFKHIKKIRLSIGYFKDILSLLKKAITSKPSVSIRDGGVIASLYNVQLDNLRSIKIHSKEYIKNFEQQEKKKLMIESFKIRFNKIIGYYIQVSKRHIHLIPQHYVRIQTLKSTERYTIPLLKEYEEKVSNSESQSLFLEKKLYAEIFDIIEPFLENLQNSALALSELDVLVNLSERAISLNYVCPIMSKKYGISLLENRHPVIECFLKTPFINNSVILSKTQRMLIITGPNMGGKSTYMRQIALTVIMAWIGSFVPAKYASIGLIDKIFTRIGSADDLSNGCSTFMMEMTEMSNILHNATSNSLVLIDELGRGTSTNEGLSLAWSCSRYLINKNKSMTLLSTHFFELTRLALIQKFVKNFHFTAVESNSHIAFLYKIKNGVSKKSYGISVASLSGLPDIVIENAKRKLMEIENI is encoded by the coding sequence ATGAAAAAAAAAATAAATATTAATACTGATATCAATAATCATACTCCAATGATAAAACAGTATTTATCTTTAAAATCACAGCATCCTGATATGTTGCTTTTTTATCAAATGGGTGATTTTTATGAGTTATTTTATGAGGATGCTAAGCGTATTTCTGAATTATTAAAAATCACTTTAACAAAAAAAGGGTATTCAAATAATAAGATTGTACCAATGGCTGGAGTCCCATGCCATAAATCAGAATATTATTTGTCAAAACTAGTAAAATTAGGTGAATCTGTTGCAATATGTGATCAAGAAAAAGAGATCAATAATAAAAACAAATTAATTTCTCGCAAAATAGTTCGTATAATTACTCCTGGAACTATTACAGATGAAGCATTTCTTGAAGAAAATGAAGATAATTTTATAGCCGCTATTTGGAAAGAGAATAATCAATTTGGATATTCTATTTTGGATATTTCTTTAGGTTTTTTTGGTGTATCTAAAATTTTTCATACTAGTGATTTGCTTTCAGAAATTGAACGTACAAATCCTAAAGAAATACTTTATCCAGAAAATTTTTCAGATATTTCTTTAATTGAAAATAGAAAATGTATTCGCAAACGTCCATTGTTAGAGTTTGATTTAGACACATCATATAAGTTGCTGAATTTGCAATTTAACACTTATAGTTTAAATGGATTTGGAATACAAAAAGACGATTTTATAATACGTTCTGCTGGTTGTTTGTTGCAATATGTCAAGTTAATGCATATCACTGTTCTACCTAATATTCGTGAGTTAAAATATAACTACATGAAAGATAATATTTTTATGAATTTCAGCACACGTAAAAGTTTAGAAATTACTCAAAATATTTTAGGAGGGAAAAAAAATACTCTGTCTTCAATATTAAATAAAACAGTTACATCTATGGGTAGTAGAATGTTAAACCGTTGGTTAAATTCTCCATTAAAAGATTTTAATATAGTTAGAAACCGTCATAAAAGCGTTGAAATTTTACAATTGTTTTATAAAACATTACAACCAATTCTTCGTCAAGTGAATGATCTAGAAAGGATTTATTCTCGTTTAGCATTACGTACTGCTTCACCTCATGATTTTATACGAATGCGTTCTACATTAGAAATCTTGCCTGAATTGCATTTGATATTAAAAAAAATAAAATTTAAACATATAAAAAAAATACGTTTGTCTATTGGTTATTTTAAAGATATTTTATCTTTATTGAAAAAAGCTATTACTTCAAAACCATCTGTATCTATTCGTGATGGAGGCGTAATAGCTTCATTATATAATGTTCAGCTTGATAATCTTCGATCTATTAAAATACATTCTAAAGAATACATTAAAAATTTTGAACAGCAAGAAAAAAAAAAATTAATGATTGAATCATTTAAAATTAGATTTAATAAAATTATTGGTTATTATATTCAAGTAAGTAAACGCCATATTCATTTAATCCCACAGCATTACGTAAGAATTCAAACATTAAAAAGCACAGAACGTTATACTATTCCTTTATTAAAGGAATATGAAGAAAAAGTTTCTAATTCAGAAAGTCAATCATTATTTTTAGAAAAAAAGTTATATGCAGAAATTTTTGATATTATAGAACCTTTTTTAGAAAATTTACAGAATAGTGCATTAGCGTTATCAGAATTAGATGTATTAGTTAATTTATCTGAACGTGCTATATCTTTAAATTATGTTTGTCCCATTATGAGTAAAAAGTATGGTATTTCTTTGCTAGAAAATCGTCATCCAGTTATTGAATGTTTTTTAAAAACGCCATTTATAAATAACTCTGTTATTCTATCGAAGACACAAAGAATGCTTATTATAACAGGTCCAAATATGGGTGGAAAAAGTACTTATATGCGTCAAATTGCTCTTACTGTAATTATGGCCTGGATAGGTAGTTTTGTTCCTGCTAAATATGCTTCTATTGGTTTAATTGATAAAATTTTCACAAGGATTGGTTCTGCAGATGATTTAAGTAATGGATGTTCAACTTTTATGATGGAAATGACGGAGATGTCCAATATTCTTCACAACGCAACATCTAATAGTTTAGTTTTAATTGATGAATTAGGAAGAGGAACTTCAACTAATGAGGGGCTATCTTTAGCTTGGTCATGTTCTAGATATTTGATAAATAAAAATAAATCTATGACACTTTTGTCTACACATTTTTTTGAATTAACAAGATTAGCATTAATACAAAAATTTGTAAAAAATTTTCATTTTACTGCTGTTGAAAGTAATTCACATATAGCTTTTTTATACAAAATAAAAAATGGTGTATCAAAAAAAAGTTATGGCATATCAGTAGCTTCATTATCTGGATTACCAGATATTGTTATAGAAAATGCAAAAAGAAAGTTAATGGAAATAGAAAATATATAA